In Alnus glutinosa chromosome 7, dhAlnGlut1.1, whole genome shotgun sequence, the sequence GTAAAAGTAATGTTAGTTAGTTGTTGTACGTATGTAATACAACTTGATGATATGATGATAAAAACCAAACCCGCCCTTCAATCAAATGTACACttgtaaagaaacaaaaatgaagGGTCGcgttattttaattatatgataatatgttaaatagcattactttttaGACAGTCACACACCCATCTCCTTATACATTCCATCCTAACCTAGTTTCTGGACATGCACTGATCATCTGTGACAGATTTAACATTTTTACCACTGCACACATCGGCAGATCTGATCTGATCGAAAGGACTCATATGATCCATTTCAAACCTGAAATCCTAGAGTTACAAATTGAAAATAGAACTTTTCTTTGAAGACGTTGGAATGATCAGATTAAAAGAACTCAACAAGGCAATGACTTAATTGATGGTAACAAAGAGATATATTGCCTGTGAAACCCTAAACTACCATTACATGGTATTACTTGTCAAATCATGAAAATATAATAGTAAAACTGGCAACAAAGTACAAGGGAAAAGTGAATATATCAAGTGTTGGAACTTGGACGGAAGAAATCATATCGATCTCTAGTTTAGACTTTCCAAAACACCATTTTGTAATGATCgactaaaaaaacaaacacgAAGTTATCATTAATTAGTATGATTAAGAACAAgctgacatatatatatatatatttgtattgttATCATCCTTCTTTTGATGAAGTTTTCATGCTTTATGTGATATACATCGTGTTATTGTTACACCCTGCAAATTCATGAAATCTCAAGAAAGTCGGTTGGTCAAACTCCAAGCAAAGAGGCCTTGACCTCTAGATCAAAGGGAAAACGGAAAAAGCAAAAGGTGGGGAAATCAAACAACAGAAGTTCGTTCATTTTAGCACTGATCAGGTTCAACAGTCATACCTTTTAGGTCGATCGCCAAGCCTGAGCTCAAGATCTAAGTCCTCTATAGAGTTAGGGCTTATTTCAAGTACCTTTGATTGGAGATGTTGGCTATCAACTGATCTTGCCTTTAGGAAGAAAGGTAACGGGGATGCATCACTTCTCCTTCTCTTGCAACTGGCTGTACTCTCCTCCTTACCACCACCTGAAACAGTCTGATGACTTCGGCAGACAACCAAATTCAAGCTCACAGACAAATCATTTGTGACATAATCCCCCTTTGCCCCATACCTTGATTCTAGAACTCTTgaattcttctcttcttccgtTTTCAGATCAGAAATACAATAGTATTTGTTTGACCACAATGGAGGGGAAGAAACAGGGGACCTCTTTTGGTGTTCTTGCACAATAGGAGAAGAATGAAGACGGATACAATTTTCTTGAGTTGGTGGAGCCGATGAAACCCTAGGAGATGATGAGGATGGACATGCCACAATACCAGGATGATGATCAGAAgtattagggttagggttataaACCAAAGTACAAACCTGATGAGATGGGTGCTGAAAGCCCAAAGATGTAAAGGAATTATTCTGGATGGGGTTGTGATGATGATCATTTTGACGGTTATGATGGAGAGTTTCATTGCAGGAACCTGGAGACTGCTTTAGTCTGGCTCTATCTCTCCTGTGGACATTCATATGACCCCCTAAAGCTTGTGCCGACCGGAATTCCCTTCTACAAAAGCTGCAAGAATAAGAGCGTGGAGGCCATATGCACCCTCCTAGAGGACCAGCCGCGTCTTCCGCGAAAGCTTGTTCTTCCCATGAATTATTGTATAAAGGGTTCGTCGTCGGAGCCTGAATATCATGAGAATTCAAACCATGCTTCCTCTTCGCCCACACTCGATACTGTGCTTGTTCCATTGCACCACAAATCTGCTGAGCTTCAAGGAATATGAGGATCTTAAGAAAGAGGAATGTAGACGTAATGAAGTCAGTCTATGTCAAAGTTGGAAAGTGAAAACTACATGGAGTCTACGAGGCAGAGAGCTGGGCTTAGACGGGTTGCTTAGGGAGTAGTTTGGAAGGTGAAGTGGTGGGTACTCTTCCTTGGCTGTCTTAGTAGTGCTGTAGCTACTTTTTGGGGTCTTGTGGTTGGCTTCTAACGCAGTCAATCAGTCATTGAATTGGGTAGtccaatttttcctaaatttttttttccccagaaACTTTCTATTAGACTGGGGAAGCAACGGTTTATATAATCACCAGTGGGTCCTAAATTCCTAATTAATGAGTCTACCTGTGTGGTGAGGAGTGCTTAAAGACAAACTGCAATAATCTGACTGAAATCTCCTCAGGCAAATACTGCAAAAGAGGTGGCATGATGGTTTAACAGTGCACCATTTGTGGTCACATGTCTCGTTGGGAGACCTATATAACAGTATTATCGTTTACCTATTAGGATATATTTTCCATAAGCTTAATTAACAGTACGTGTCTTCGA encodes:
- the LOC133872360 gene encoding zinc finger protein 10-like; translated protein: MEQAQYRVWAKRKHGLNSHDIQAPTTNPLYNNSWEEQAFAEDAAGPLGGCIWPPRSYSCSFCRREFRSAQALGGHMNVHRRDRARLKQSPGSCNETLHHNRQNDHHHNPIQNNSFTSLGFQHPSHQVCTLVYNPNPNTSDHHPGIVACPSSSSPRVSSAPPTQENCIRLHSSPIVQEHQKRSPVSSPPLWSNKYYCISDLKTEEEKNSRVLESRYGAKGDYVTNDLSVSLNLVVCRSHQTVSGGGKEESTASCKRRRSDASPLPFFLKARSVDSQHLQSKVLEISPNSIEDLDLELRLGDRPKRYDC